The window CCCGGAAATTTCCATCATCAAAAAGCAGCAATGTTCCTTGAGGCGTGATCTTGGTGGCATGCTGCCCGTATTGCCACTCAAATGGCTCACCTACCGGAGTGAGCAGGTAAGGTTGAAACTCTGGCCCCCAGTTATCGTGCGTACCAAGAATCCATTTAAGCTGGCCCGTCGCCCGTGAAAATTTGACCACTGCGTTCTGATGCCGCAGGGATACGATCAGTGAGTTGTCCCGAGGATCTTCAGTAATTGCATTCGCATGCATCCAGTCCACCCCGTAGGCACTGGCAGGGCTGCTGAACGTGAGATAGCTGATTCTTCGGGGATCGAGGATGTCGATTGGCTGCCATATATTGGCCAGGGCTGCATTGGTTGCCCAAAGTTCAATAACCGGCTGGTGCCAAACATTCGTGGTTTTTGTGAGCGCGTTGGTAATTGTCGCGCTGGTTGGGAAGCTGGTTACCACCCGGGTGGCATCGCTCAAATAAAGAATTGTTCCATGATCCGTTAGGTAGGATTCATGGTTGTACGGCTTGCCTGCCGGCAATGTCCATGTTTTGACCGTCTGTCCCAGCATGTTGATCTCGTTAATGCTGGTTAGCAGGGGAACCCAAAGATCGCCGTTGGAAAGCTGCCTCACGTCCAGGCTGGAAGTAGCGCCACTATACCAGACCACCTCAGCGGCACTGTTCACAATCGTGAGATAACCTTTGCTATCGTTGTTATTCACTGGCCGGAACAAAGTATATCCAGGCTCCATCTTCTCCGGGTTGCTTTGCAACAAGTTAATCGTCGGAAAGTCACTCGGTAATGGAGCGGTGATGAAGGTCAATGGATTCGCAGCCGTTGCTTCGTTCCCGAGCCTGTCCTTCACGGTGACCGTGATTACATTGGTTCGATTCGCCTTGAATCCCAGCAACGGCATCGAATGCACAGTGCTGTAATCGTAGAAATTTTTCGTCCAGGTGTTTGTCCCCTCATTTACAGACACACTGATCCTTGAAGGCTGATCGGTGGTGAGTTGAAGGGTCCCGGCCAGCGGCGCATTCACCGCACTGGTGAATGATGGCGGGGAGACAATTGTTAATGCCTGCAAACTGGTGGAAACAGTTAAAATCGCAGACCAGACACACAAAGGCATTAATCCACGCCTTAAAGAACGGCACGACCTGACTTTCATATAAATATAATGCGCACGAGCCTAAATATTTTGTCGGCAGTGTCAACATGTCTTATGTCAGACATTAGCCAACCGATGCTGGATCGAATGAGCCGGCATCAGGGCTTAAGACGCAAACGGAGAAGAAAGGTTTCAGGAAATAATTGGCGTCAGTTCCATGTTGGTCAT of the Pedosphaera parvula Ellin514 genome contains:
- a CDS encoding aryl-sulfate sulfotransferase: MPLCVWSAILTVSTSLQALTIVSPPSFTSAVNAPLAGTLQLTTDQPSRISVSVNEGTNTWTKNFYDYSTVHSMPLLGFKANRTNVITVTVKDRLGNEATAANPLTFITAPLPSDFPTINLLQSNPEKMEPGYTLFRPVNNNDSKGYLTIVNSAAEVVWYSGATSSLDVRQLSNGDLWVPLLTSINEINMLGQTVKTWTLPAGKPYNHESYLTDHGTILYLSDATRVVTSFPTSATITNALTKTTNVWHQPVIELWATNAALANIWQPIDILDPRRISYLTFSSPASAYGVDWMHANAITEDPRDNSLIVSLRHQNAVVKFSRATGQLKWILGTHDNWGPEFQPYLLTPVGEPFEWQYGQHATKITPQGTLLLFDDGNFRGSPFATPPLPDSQNYSRAVEYQIDEERMEVSQVWEYGASPATPIYSVSRGDTEWMNQSGNVLITYADTAYVNNLPCSQYSTNAHMARIQEVTHDAVPEVVFDFAVFDYGNTSSTYKGYACYRANRIRDLYPTKPVTDLSVQYVNSQAQLRFSGDEARLYYISTSTDLVNWTTLGTANSDGEGNFTYLHEQSPDDPFHYYRVLTQ